In a single window of the Acyrthosiphon pisum isolate AL4f chromosome X, pea_aphid_22Mar2018_4r6ur, whole genome shotgun sequence genome:
- the LOC100569874 gene encoding uncharacterized protein LOC100569874 encodes MFPVQLLVVLSTMIIINQAATLNYQNLKSVTPKYEDNKEAYKMLSNKTYNKSEIEASYDINTTDSYGNIINSNETALPMLKSIPISVVADIIGMAMDVLGNVIKNKND; translated from the coding sequence ATGTTTCCGGTGCAATTATTGGTTGTTTTATCaacgatgattattattaatcaggCAGCAACATTGAACTACCAGAATCTGAAATCAGTCACACCAAAATATGAAGATAATAAGGAGGCATATAAAATGTTAAGCAACAAGACATATAATAAATCTGAAATTGAAGCCTCATACGACATTAATACAACAGATTCATATGgaaatatcataaattcaaatgAAACTGCTTTACCCATGTTAAAAAGCATTCCTATATCGGTTGTTGCAGACATTATTGGTATGGCAATGGATGTGCTCGGaaatgtgattaaaaataaaaacgattga